From the genome of Penicillium oxalicum strain HP7-1 chromosome VII, whole genome shotgun sequence:
CTCTGGACTGTAAGAGATATCAGGGACACTCAAGGGATGATTGAGTCCCAGGGCCGAGCCACCGGGGGAGCCATTCGCGTTTCCGTTCAAGTGACTGTTGCGGGTCATAGTGCCACCGCGGGACCCGGTGAGGGACGCAGTCCCGGCACTATCTTTCTCCACGGCGGCAAGGCACGCATCGCGAGACCAAGGTGACAGCAAATGCTCTTTTACAGGAGATGGGAGTCCCTTCTCTTGCTTCGATGGCTGTGAGCCGAAACTGTGGGTCAAAACCGGGAATTCGAATCCTTGGCTTGCCGATGTTTGGGGACTTTGCGGAGCAGATGCAACCAACTGGGAATAAGCCTCTTCAATGCCCTTGACTAGCCCGTCAACGTCCCTGAACGGCGTGGGGGTGAAAGAGTCCGAGAAACCATCTGCCATGACCTTTTCATCCATAGTGATACTATCGAGGCCAGTGGGTGGAAGCTTGATCCTGGAGAACCAATGGCCCTTGTTCTTGCGGCTTTCAATCTCTGAGCGAACCTTATCGCCAGCGGATGTGGCTTCGAGATTGAACTTCTCCGCTACAGCGAGCAGGTAGCCGTGGACCAAACTTCCGACGTTGACACGCGCTGCAGGGGATCCCAACTCTACAGAAGTAGACAAGTCTTCTTGCAATCTCAGGACCATGGGTAGCCCAAACTGGGCTGCGTTCACGCCAAGATTCTCCACAAGGCTGACCAGCAGAAGATACAAAACAAGCACTTCCGATCCCGTGGCTGAATTGTCAAGAGCGGCGTCATAGATAGCCAGGTGTAACAGACGTAGGAAATTACACTGTGCAATAACAATTGCGCTTTCTCTGTGATTCGCGGATGCAGTTCGTCGGTTCGGTGATTTGTCCGAAAGTTCGGCATCTCGACGTGGTACTGGTTTTTGCAACCTAGGGAGATCCATGCGAACCTTGAGATCTTGCTTGGTGGTTTCCAGCTGGAGCCAGGATAGGAATGCGTCAGCGTATGCATGGCGAACTTCTGCATCGCCGTCTCGAAGCAGACCATGAGTCCCTTCCCAGACATGAAGTCCCACTTGATTTCTGGCCTCTGAGCCCTTCATGGAGGTTGGTGTTCGGAGGTTGGCCACGACAAGAACGGATTTGACGGCTCGAAGCGCAGTCACCTTCGCAACCGGATGAGCAAAGATCTCACCATACATCTTCTCTCCGTTCGGCTGGTCTGTCTCTGGATTTGTCGAGCCTACCCCTGAAACACCCCCAGTCTCATGGACGGTGGCTAGGGAAGGCTGAATGGTGGTTTCGTAGCCAGAGGCAGACTTGACATGACGGAGGATGGTACGCATCATGTCTGCAACTTGGTCGCCGTAGTAGTTATGCGTTGCAAGATTGCCGATGCACTGCTCCACCAGAGTAAGCATGGCTTTTCTGTTTTGCGAGATGGGTTGCGCGGTATCGTTCGTCAAGCTCATGCTCTTCTGAATCTCACCCTCGACCCCGTTGACAGGAGACAGCAAGTCAGACATATATCGCATCAGTCCGAGGAGAATATCCATGACACTCAGACCGATCATATTGACTGGGGATTTCAGAAGCCAATTGACGACGGAGAGAATGGTGAACGACGACTCCAAGGTATCTTCCCTTGGCGGCGTATCATCCAAGAgatccatcgccatcatgaggatgacgaaTCGGACCTGAACCGGGCACCAGGTCGCAACTAACTCAATGAGGCTCGTCGCCCAATTGCCCGATCCGTGGCCAACCTCGTTCGATGTCTTGGAGCTGGGGGTCTGCGCGAAGCGCTTTTTGGAAATGAACCGAAGGATCTCCGTGGCCGCTATGCGAATCTGACCACGACTACTACCCGAGACGATAATTTGCTCCAAACAACGCAGCGCCAGCAGCCTCGAGTCCATTTCCGCACGTCTATCGGCGTCAGCGGTCGACTGTGCGGCCAGCGCAGGGTCTCTTTCCGCCGCGTCAACTGTATTCACTGTCGCAATGCTGACCCGGCGATTCAAGCCCGTATCGCGAGTGTCCTGGTCGGCCTCTGCAAGCCTGGCTTTCAATGTTCCTAGCACATTTTCTTCCGAGGAATAGAGGTTCTCGAGAATGACAGGCAGAATAACGCGAAGAATTGACCCTCCATCTGCGGCTAGGCTCTCTGAACTCACAATACTCCTGATGGCGCGCAGTCCAGCGTTGCGCCACCGTAATGAAAGTGGATGACCCAATTTGGGCACTGAATAATCCGGGGAGTGCGGATTCGCAAATCCGGCATATGTTTCAATCACCTGCCGATACTTGTTGGCGAGCCCTTGGTCTGCTGAAATGACGGCTGGGTCTTGATGACGGCAAAACGTATTAAACGTCGCAATCGAATCCTCCACCATGGAAATGTCGTGAGACTGTTGCACGTTCTCGATGATCGATAACACATAGCAGGCGTAGATGGGCAACTCGCGGGGAACTTTTTCGATGAGCGCCGTCAGGATATGAAGCGCGACCTGGACATTTCTAGTATGGAAAACGCTGTCAGCATTTGCTGTGATCCCGAGCTCGAGACATGGGCATCTTTTCTGCATCAATCCATCCTACACACGCTCAACTTACCCCAGTCGACGCCTCCAAACATCTTTGGCGACCCGTTTCTCCAGAAAAGCGCCCACCTTTGTCAATTTGCTGCGGCGTGTACTAGCATAGTACAACAAATAGGACAGTTCGCTCGGGTTTGGCTTCACTTCGGCCACCCCCTTCTGGTATTTAGGGTAACATTTCAGGGTCAAGACCTGGTGCCGCGGGCGACACGACTGGCGTACAGACTCCATGAGGCACAGACTTGAGGCGATCTCGGAGTGGGATCCGCCGCAAAGCTGGAAGATCGCGACGTTGGGGTGGCTTCTGAATGAcagatcaaagatgaaacACGCAAGAGATTATCGAGATGCCGTGTGGGCCATGAGAAGGTGAAGAGGCGGGCTGAGAGGAGCGGACAATTGGGTGCGAGTGCAGTCACTGTTGGACGGGAACGGGGGCAGTGCGATGAGGTAGTTGGCGGCTGATGATCCCCAGGGGGTGGGGTCTCTCACCAAATTTCAGCCCTCGACCACGAGAGCAAAAGGTTGCTATGCAATTGCTATTTGTATAGCCAATCTGCATGTGCAAAGAAATAAGATAAAGACAAAAGGAGCATTCAAATGAGATATTGTCGCCCGATCTTCTCTCTTAATTTCCACAAGATAGAAGGTCGGAAATACGTAGGAGACCAACAtcagagagggaaaaaaagtttcGGAACAGAACACTTCGATGCGGACCGTAATAATTGCGCACGGTCCAGTACTGTTTCCCCAATACCACCACGTCCCAAGCACTAGATCACTAAGCATTACAAGCCATCATTATTGACTGCATTTGATCAAGTATGGAAGCAGCGGGCGATCAACGTAATTATTTGGAACTTGCCATGTAATGTTGGCGGTAGTTTACATCGATGGCCTCGGGTAGTTGCCACATGGGTTGACGCATGCGGCACGATCGCATTGTTGCTGTCCGCGTTGACAATCGATACCTCTGGAAGATACCTACCAGTGCGGCTGATTACACGCATCCTCGGTCTTCGAGGGTGCCTCTCCACCCCGAAATACTGCAGTGACGCCCATTGGCAAGCATGTCCCAACCGACCACATCATGAGAGAAGTGAACTTTGGAGAAATCAAATAAAGATGATCGGCACTTCGTCTTGAGATCCTTTGATCGACAAACTGGTGCCCTCTGCCGATCGACTGAATGCCTCGGTCGCACATGACGCCCTTTCTGGGTAGCTAGTAGTTACCCACTTTTTTCAAATCTTGGGCTTGATTGAATTCAGGTGATCGCTGGCGTTTGCCGAAAATCTGATAAGGGGCATGGTCTCGAGAGGGTCATGAGAATTGCCGTGTCATGAAATGCCTGGAGATAAGTTGAAATTGGTCCCGCAGAAGCGATTGTCTGCGTCCAACAATGGATCATGTGTGTGTcccatttccatcttctcccttGTCCTCGCTTTCGTCCTCCTTTGGCGCATTGTCCGTCTGCACATTCCCAGCCAGACTCTCAATGACATGAGGCAGAATGATGTCGCGACGAAATCGATCTTCTTGAAGCAGCCGCAAGGCGCGCAAGGTTGGACCCGGATGAGTGAGGAATTGAGCGTACTCGGGGGTCTTCCAGTATGAGTAGAGATAGGCCAAGTAGGCGGCAAATGCTTGTGCATCCGGCGCTGAGGTGGAATTGTCGTCGTCATCGCCTTGGGCAACGCCGAGAAGATTTGGGTAAGTGACGGCCAGGTAGGAGAGGTAGTAGGGATTGGCCAAAGACGACACAAATTCCAGCTCGAGCGTGAAGCGTAGATTCGATTTtgtgggagggggggggtctTGCGCCGGTTCCATGCTTGCGATAGACGTGTATATGTGAGGCGTGTGAGCCTTGGAAAAGAATGAGTGATGATGCAGAGGAATAAACACTGATGGTAAAATGGCAGAGTAGCCTCCACTTGTGCTTTCGAACGACCTGCCGCTCCGCGGTGAAGCTCGCATTGGCGTTACAGCCTGAGGTGTCGAGTCCTTGTGGGCCCGTGCCAAGTGTGGATCGGCTGGCTGGTTTCAAGGTACCACAAAAAGTCCCCACGCAGCCCTTGTCTACTGTCTATCTCAGGCACGTCCTCCATATTGATTGTTTGCTTTGAGTGCTTCTCGACATCTTTCGATCCGATAAGGGcttgtttcttcttggctGTCGGTACTTCCCCGTGACTTCGAAGCTACCGGGAAAGATCTTACCAGAACCAATCACGGCTTGTCGCCACTAGCATTGACTTTGACCCCACGATATCCACTTCCGAGGTCCAAAATGTCTGTCGACTCATCACCCTTTTGGGCCATCTGGGACTATAGCTCCTGGAGCTTCCCCGTCTTTGAAACGTTGGCTATCTGCCCTATGCGAATGGGTAGCATCTCTCACTTGCACAAGAGGAGCACAGTCTGTCCTCACCGCTGACGGTAGGCCTGGAGAATTGACTGCAGCAGGGTTCCCATGTCTCCCCACAATTTGTTCCAGGGGATTCTCCACACAACTAGGGAAAATTATGACCGTTCATCCGAGCTAACCCTACGTGAGCAATATTCCGTTCCTCTTGGAGTGATCATGTCTGAGATATGAGGTGAAGACGGGGTCGTATACAAGGAATTCGGCCACACTTCAGGTACGCCGGATGTGAATTCATCCCGGCGGGGAACCTAGACGTAGTTCATGGTGGGAGTCCTCTCCATGCAAATGGCATATATATCAACGGGCGCAAGACCTCTCTGGGTTGGTTAGGGCAGACTTTATTCTCTTTTGCTTGCCATTGATAACACAGGGCTCATCATGCGATCTCACTTGGTCTCGCAGACCTTGGCCCTGGCAGCGGTTGCCTCGGCAAGCGTCACTTCTGCAACGTCCCTCGAGGACATTTGCACGGCAGATTACGTCAAGTCCAAGCTTCCGCCTTCTGACTTCATCCAGGGCATCACCCTTGACCCTTCATCGGTCACTGCAAATGCCGTACACAATGCCTCCGTCGGAGCAGCGGCAACCTTCTACCCGGCAGCGACATTCTCTTACTGCAATTTGACGCTGGCGTATTCACATGACAGCCGCAGTGGTGATCGAGTCCTTGTTCAGTACTGGCTTCCTGACCCCGCTCAGTTCCAGAATCGATATCTCTCAACTGGAGGTGGAGGCTATGCCATCAACTCCGGAACCGAATCGCTGCCTGGCGGGGTTATGTATGGTGCTGTGGCTGGTCGAACCGACGGTGGATTTGGAGGCTTCACGGTGCAGGCCGATGCGGCAATGCTCTTGGCCAACGGGACCTTGGACTATGAGACCCTGTACATGTTTGGATTCAAGGCCCACTGGGAGCTGAGTAAGATAGGGAAGCAGCTCACGAGAAACGTTTTCAACATGGACGACGGCACCAAACTCTATTCCTACTACCAGGGTTGCTCTGAAGGAGGCCGTGAAGGATGGAGTCAGATCCAACGCTTTGGGGACGAATGGGATGGCGCCGCGATTGGGGCTCCGGCTTTCCGCTGGTCATTCCAACAGACTCAACATCTGTACTCCAACATCGTGACCAAGACTCTGGGCTACTTTCCACCACCCTGTGAGATGGACAAGATAGTCAACGAGACGATCTCAGCTTGCGACTCTTTGGATGGGTTGAAGGATGGAGTGGTCTCCCGATCAGATCTGTGCCAATTGCACTTTGATATTTCCAGCGTGGTTGGGCAGCCTTACTACTGCGCTGCTTCGCCGGGTGGTTTCAGCTTTGGGATGCGAACATCTGCTACCCCCGAGCAAAAGGGAACGGTCAGCAAGGAAGCCGTGGAGGTCGCCAAGGAAGTGATTCGTGGCCTACGCGACTCGCAAGGTCGACAGGTGTATCTGTCATATCAGACCGCGGCGACCTTTGCCGATGTCAACACTCAATACAACACTTCCAGCGGGAAATGGGAGCTCTCTGTCAACGGACTCGGCGCAGAATTCATCGCACTGCTGCTTGACAAGAATGGGACCAATTTATCCAACCTCAATGGTGTGACCTATGACACCCTCAAAGGTTGGATGATTGGTGGCATGCAAGAATACTATTCCACTCTTCAGACTACATGGCCCGATCTCACCCCGTTCCATGAAGCTGGCGGCAAAGTTATCCACTTCCACGGTGAGGCCGACAACAGTATCCCGACTGCGTCCTCGGTCCGATACTGGGAGTCAGTCAGGGAGATCATGTACCCTCATCTGTCTTACAAAGATGGTGCCAACGCCTTGAAGGATTGGTACCAACTCTATCTTGTTCCAGGCGCCGCCCATTGTGCGACCAACCCTCTGATGCCCAACGGTCCATTCCCGCAGACAAACTTGCAGGTTCTCATTGACTGGGTCGAGAAAGACGTCAGGCCCGTCACTCTCAATGCGACCGTTCTACAGGGAGAGCATCTGGGTGAGAATAGGCAAATCTGTGCCTGGCCTCTGCGACCCAtgtggaagaatggaagtATGCGGTGCGAGTACGACCAGAAGTCGATTGACACATGGCACTATGATCTGAACGGTGTGCCAATCCCAGTATACTAAATCATTTGGATAGGAAAGAGAGTTCTTTCCCGTGCTGGCTTTGCTGTTCCCGAATACTCTTAGCTTGGCCAGGTAGCCCTAATAAAATCTCAGGCGGTCAAATCGGACGATAAGGCCGTGGTCTTACAAAGAAAAGCTTATTTGATATCTCGCGCAGTCGAAGTGGAATACGATTCGACGGTAGTGCTCCCGTGAGCATCTACATGACCAAATTGAGGTGTTCTGGGACTCGGCGTTGGTTGTCGGATGACACGGCCAACAACCTTGTAGACCTTGCTCAACCCAACGGCCCAGCCAGGAACACAAATTACAAATTTGAAACTTTCCATGCAATAGCAGTAAGCCGTCTGAAACGCGGACACTTTACCGATTCTAGTTCAAATGACTCGTCGATTTTCAGAACCTCAAGAGCTTCACTCAGTCTCAATATCACAGTCATCAGATCTAAGCACTCGACCTGTTCCACCAAAATCTGGCCGATGCAAAATATGCATCTTGTTGCTCGTTGGggacgagaaaagaaattccaatGGTCAGACACGACTCATGAGCGAATGGAAGCCCCCGGAAGCCTCATTTGTATTTTTGGAAGTTGCTCAGAGTCGTGACCGAAGGTCACACAGTGAGACATAGTTCAGCGGCACAACCTCTCCCCTTCCGCTCCTTTGGCTTCCTTAACGCCCGGCCCTGCCCGGGGGGCACAGGGGCGAGGAAACCTGCAGGAAACCCACACCATCGCGCTACCTCTAGTCAATCGACCATCTTTATTGGTCAAGTTTCGAGACTTGATAGCTCGGGCCGCAAATTCGCTCCATGAAGCCACACGGGGCGATTCAGAGGAGCGTAGATCTCAGGAACCGACATAGCCGCAATGTCGTCATCTCTGTTGAACTTATCTCAGAAGAGCCCCGACGTCCACACGTACTCGGTACGCGCTCATGAGACCAGGATATCGGCAGTGCGGAAGATCTTTCATTGCGTGGTCATCGATGACGTTTTGAAAATCGCGTCGTATCGTCAACGGGGAATTTTGGCATGCTGGCCGAAGTCTTGTCGCAAGAATCTGGATCGGGTGTCACAACTCGCCCGATCCGAGACCACGCGAAGTATCCATCTTGGACGCGCAGGCCGAAAGCAGACTGCCGGAGAGAACAAGCGTGGCTGGCGTGATGACCCTTCCCGGAGTCGCGTGTCGCTATCCGTCGGCATGCACGCCTACATTCCAACCCAGATACAATGACATCAATCCCAGAGATCGTAAGATTGCCCTGGAATGCCAATGCCATGCCATTCAGCTGGGATCTTGTGTTGCACCAGGCTTGAAGGACTCAGGCATGTCGCGCTTCCACTGACTATCATTGGccgattctttttttttgcgggTCTTTGATTGCTGGAATGAAATTGTCATCGCGTGTTACATTTGGGTCTAGGCCATGGTATCTGAGTACGAGTACTACTGCCCAGAATCTCAATCATGCTGACTGAGCTGAGAGGCGGACTCTCTGGCCCTTTCGACCAGACACAGGGGAAAAGACGGATTACCAGACGGTCTATTTTTGGTTCTCTGCTGTGACCACCCATTGAATGACGCCAAGTCCTGAACCGATTCACCGCACCGCATGGACCAGCCCGATGTTTCCGGGTATTTCTGTGCGCGAAGGTGGTACTGCAGTAGGTATCTGAGGATTGTCGGAGGGATGACCACTAACCTTATTTGACTACGGGGAAACGTTTGTGCTGTGGATGGTCATGTGTACCTGGAATCTCTTGGCGAACCAGCCGATTCCAGGATGGCCAGCCATCCTGCCCTCGACACGGAGCCTTTTTGGAGTCCTTTGAACCCCAGATTATTTGCTTGGCAGAAAGCCAGAAATTGATCCCACGGAGTAAAAGTGTGGATGGACCACTcgaggagagaaaacgcACTGccgttttttctttctctcgcaTGAGGCTCCCGGGCACTGTGTTTTGGTTGTCCCTCGACTGAGAAGAGGGAACCCCAAGGTATTGATGGAGGCGAAATTGTACAAGGACACCGACCTTGCTTGATTGATGGATAGTATCTACCATACTCGATATGCAGGCACGCAGTGCTATAGCACACCAGAAGATGGTCCGTTCTCGATAAAAAGACATTCCTGGGGTCAACTCACCGAGAGCAAATGGATGCCTCCCAGTGAGCCAAGCTTCGTCGTAAATAACTCGTGGCCAGCGGTGGGTTCCTGTCGGACCCTCTTGTGGCTTGCGGCCACACCACTCAGATTGGTGAAAGGACCTGATCATCCGACGATCTGTCGGTGCTGAGTCCCAACTCTCAAAGTGCCTCCGAGGTCCGGTCTACAAGCTCTTTCCTCGGGAGTAATCATCGGGCCATGTTGTTCTTTACCCCTCCGATCATCATGGCCGCGATGGACGGTGTCTCTGCTGCGACTGGTCATTGGTCTCGAGTGGGAAGAGTCGTCATCTACTGACTCTCCCGCCAGGCCGCGTCCGCAAGTAGCCAGGTACCAGTGTACGACTGTCCTCATCTACCAGAGGGCTAGACGGGACGACTTGGTGTTGATGAGTGCTGGCTTTGTCCTTTCCGTACTACTCGGGGCTCCGAATCTCAAATGGTGAATGATGACTCTTCGTCTAGAGAAAGAGTACGCAGGACTGACGCACTACACTGTGTAGTAAACAGCAGTGTTTACTACTACACTACTTCATCTGATAGTCCTCAGTGACTTGCGGACTCCGTATTGCACCCCCATAACCACCAAGTACCTTCGCCCGCAGGGATGTAACTCCACTGCCAGTCTGCCGCTCCACTTTCTCTGCTCGTCACTCCACTCCTTTCGCCCTCTGACTTCTCCCACTTCCATCTCGACTGCCTCTTTCTGCGTCTCGTGTTCAAAGTGGCCATTCCATCTCGAGTATGGTGCCCGCTTTTCCCCTCGAGATCCAGTAAACTTCCTCTCGGCTCCCTTTTCTGcgcttcccccctcccttctgCACTGATCACCGCTCCTGTACCTGGGgcatctcttttcttctgtcaTCACCTCCtattcctcttcctctcttctcgccCCTCCTACCGTCACGGGTCCATCTGCTGGCCTTTTGGTATCGTTCTCAACCGTCCGGCCGTCTCCACCCTCTACATCTCCCTTTTGATCCCATCTCACTGTCCCCGTCCGCTGTGCGGCCCATCGGTGCGACAACCATTTCCACGCTTCTGTTGCGTCCTGAAGCGCCGCCTCTCCACTTGCTCTGTTTCAGCTTTCCATCATAATGAATGCCCCTCCAGCGCTCGGGTACCCGCCTGGCGCGTCGTTGCAACAGCGAGGTACGTATTGGCTGCGATTTCTTGTCCACGTCTTCATTCTACTCGCCCGTCTGCACTTCCTGCCCCCCTGATTGCTCCGGTCCAGACTCCCGTCGCTGGCTTGCTTTTCACTTGATTCAAGATCTCTCCCTTTCGGGTGATTTATGTTGCCCATCGGAAGGGGGGGAGTACCCTGTGTGCCCAAGAAGATTCACCTCACCTCACAGGCCCTTGCCCCTGTCCATCACTTCTGACCTCCGACGGGCTGATCTGAAACTCTCCTCGATGGAAGCATGACGCACTAACACCACGGTGACTACAAATTAGACCAGATGTCGCCCACAGGCCCTAACTTTGGCTCTAATAATCCCTTCCGGAATCGTAccctctctccttccacagGCTCAACATCCGTCAACACTCGCCCGGAACGCCCTCGCTCGACAAATCCCTTCCTGGACGATTCGGAAGCCCTGTCACCATACTCAGCCCCAGGCATGGCAGGAGGTGCCAACATTTTCCCTCCGGCCGAGAAGCGTGATATGACTACCAACACCCGAGAACTCTTTGTAAGTCAATGACGTGGACGCCAGTGGGAAGGGTTGCGATCATGTAAGCGAGGGCGATAGAGCTAATGGGTTCACAGGAGAATCTCTCGATCAACCCGACCCCGCAGGGTCCCCCTTCACAGATGAATGGCAGTCGTCCCGGTCCTGACGGCCCTGGTCGTGGCAGCGGCCCTCGACCGAGACCCCCACGAGAGCGCGGAGAGCGACGACCTTCGGAGGCCAGGTCAAAGGACCCTTTTGACATTTTCGCAGACCCCCCCAACAAATCCAGGGGCCCCGGTCCGGGTTCGCGGGAATATTCGAGTCGGCGCCCTCGCCGCAACTCAGAGTCGTCAGTGATGGATCGAGCATCTCACCTCCtagacgatgacgatgaacGACGTCGACGAGAGCGGCGACGTGAGCGAGAGGCACGTCATCGGGACGGTCGGGACAGCAAGCCTCGTTCAACCCGCAAAGACCGTCGATTGGATATCATCGACAAGTTGGACGTGACGAGCATCTACGGGACCGGAAGTGAGTGAACACACCGGAGTGACTGAACTCGTACGAGTGGGAGGGAATAAGAACACCCCGCTCAAGTTTGATATTCGTTGTGCTAACCCATCTCTTTTCTCGGTTCGTAGTGTTCCATCATGACGGGCCTTTCGACGCCTGCAATCCTCACCGCAATCGCAAGGGTGCGCGCACAGCACCAATGCAGGCATTCCCCAAGGACTCTAGCAACATGGCCTTGGGTGGCGCTGGGCCTCTCAACTCCAACATTGATCTCAACCTCTTCCATGGCCGGATGGAGGAAGCTCACAATGACTTCTCGTTCCCTGTCGCTGCTCCAAAGACGGGTGCCGACACCGTCACTTTCGATCCCGGTGCTCGTGTTGATCCCGTCCACGGCCAAGAAAGTATGGGTCTGGGAACCAGCACTTTCTTGGACGGTGCTCCTGCTAGCCGTTCGGCGATCGCGCGGCGTCAGAGTGACCACGACGACACAGGATCTGGCGGTCTTCAACGAAAGAAGAGCTTGGCCCAGCGACTTCGTGGCAAGAGCGGCACTGGCCGTCCATCGCTCTCGTCTCAGACACGAAACGGTCTCCCGTCGCCGAATCAAGCTCCTATCAGTTCCAGCCATTCGGCTTCCTCTCGGGTGGGCGAACGCAACCCATTTTTCCAGGACTACGATGAAGAGTATGACAAGAAGGCCGCACGCATCCACGAAGCGCGGCTCGAGGACGAcagcggccgcggccgctcGTCCAGTAGTCCCAAGCAACCGACCAATCTGGAGCGCAAGACCACCAATGATCGGGGATACGATGAGACCAAGTTGAATGTCGGAGGGGGCGGGTTCATCAATCGA
Proteins encoded in this window:
- a CDS encoding Mediator of RNA polymerase II transcription subunit 31: MEPAQDPPPPTKSNLRFTLELEFVSSLANPYYLSYLAVTYPNLLGVAQGDDDDNSTSAPDAQAFAAYLAYLYSYWKTPEYAQFLTHPGPTLRALRLLQEDRFRRDIILPHVIESLAGNVQTDNAPKEDESEDKGEDGNGTHT
- a CDS encoding Protein efr3, whose translation is MESVRQSCRPRHQVLTLKCYPKYQKGVAEVKPNPSELSYLLYYASTRRSKLTKVGAFLEKRVAKDVWRRRLGNVQVALHILTALIEKVPRELPIYACYVLSIIENVQQSHDISMVEDSIATFNTFCRHQDPAVISADQGLANKYRQVIETYAGFANPHSPDYSVPKLGHPLSLRWRNAGLRAIRSIVSSESLAADGGSILRVILPVILENLYSSEENVLGTLKARLAEADQDTRDTGLNRRVSIATVNTVDAAERDPALAAQSTADADRRAEMDSRLLALRCLEQIIVSGSSRGQIRIAATEILRFISKKRFAQTPSSKTSNEVGHGSGNWATSLIELVATWCPVQVRFVILMMAMDLLDDTPPREDTLESSFTILSVVNWLLKSPVNMIGLSVMDILLGLMRYMSDLLSPVNGVEGEIQKSMSLTNDTAQPISQNRKAMLTLVEQCIGNLATHNYYGDQVADMMRTILRHVKSASGYETTIQPSLATVHETGGVSGVGSTNPETDQPNGEKMYGEIFAHPVAKVTALRAVKSVLVVANLRTPTSMKGSEARNQVGLHVWEGTHGLLRDGDAEVRHAYADAFLSWLQLETTKQDLKVRMDLPRLQKPVPRRDAELSDKSPNRRTASANHRESAIVIAQCNFLRLLHLAIYDAALDNSATGSEVLVLYLLLVSLVENLGVNAAQFGLPMVLRLQEDLSTSVELGSPAARVNVGSLVHGYLLAVAEKFNLEATSAGDKVRSEIESRKNKGHWFSRIKLPPTGLDSITMDEKVMADGFSDSFTPTPFRDVDGLVKGIEEAYSQLVASAPQSPQTSASQGFEFPVLTHSFGSQPSKQEKGLPSPVKEHLLSPWSRDACLAAVEKDSAGTASLTGSRGGTMTRNSHLNGNANGSPGGSALGLNHPLSVPDISYSPETSSGRASPVRVTDLRRVLSVNTEANIRRRSPLRGQIGASNASVLSSGSESMVSGAYSGSEADQDAVSAMDHETQRPSENGGTETPRAFMSTVIPPEDEPPTEQDQDSENNTPLPTPSALPIPGGFPNDSQRSLTFTDRPSTAPYDSQQSSKTAPKSDSFRNGRASKTLDRNKSRSSHNIALGYSDGYRDAALNGPEPPLDFARRDELKKLLDGFLSTGNTSLANGDRPSAAVSSSQADTSNSYSSRRQVSGGGLGRPPY
- a CDS encoding Tannase — encoded protein: MRSHLVSQTLALAAVASASVTSATSLEDICTADYVKSKLPPSDFIQGITLDPSSVTANAVHNASVGAAATFYPAATFSYCNLTLAYSHDSRSGDRVLVQYWLPDPAQFQNRYLSTGGGGYAINSGTESLPGGVMYGAVAGRTDGGFGGFTVQADAAMLLANGTLDYETLYMFGFKAHWELSKIGKQLTRNVFNMDDGTKLYSYYQGCSEGGREGWSQIQRFGDEWDGAAIGAPAFRWSFQQTQHLYSNIVTKTLGYFPPPCEMDKIVNETISACDSLDGLKDGVVSRSDLCQLHFDISSVVGQPYYCAASPGGFSFGMRTSATPEQKGTVSKEAVEVAKEVIRGLRDSQGRQVYLSYQTAATFADVNTQYNTSSGKWELSVNGLGAEFIALLLDKNGTNLSNLNGVTYDTLKGWMIGGMQEYYSTLQTTWPDLTPFHEAGGKVIHFHGEADNSIPTASSVRYWESVREIMYPHLSYKDGANALKDWYQLYLVPGAAHCATNPLMPNGPFPQTNLQVLIDWVEKDVRPVTLNATVLQGEHLGENRQICAWPLRPMWKNGSMRCEYDQKSIDTWHYDLNGVPIPVY